CGGCGAGGACGGCGCAGGCCTCCCGCCGGGCAAGGGCACGGTCGACAGGGGCGCCGACGTCTACGCCGAGCAATGCGCCGCCTGTCATGGAACCTTCGGCGAAGGCGAAGGCCGCTTCCCCAAACTGGTGGGCGGCGTCGGATCGCTCCGGGACGAGCGCCCGGAGCCGACGGTCGGCAGCTACTGGCCGTTTGCCCCGACCCTCTGGGACTATATTAACCGCGCCATGCCGATGCCCGCGCCGCACACGTTGTCAGCGGATGACGTTTATGCTTTGACCGCCTATATTCTGAGCCTGAATGATCTCGTTCCTTCCGAATTTGTTGCCGATCGCAACAGTTTGCCGAAAGTCAAAATGCGCAATCGCGACAATTTCATCTGGACCGACCCGCGCCCCGATACGATGGCCAAGCCCTGCATGAATAATTGCGCCAACGCCGCCGATGTCAGGCTATCGTCGACGGCGGAGGGGCGGAACCTGACGCCACGCACAACCGGGCCGCTCGACACCATGCAACCGAAATAGAAATTACGGAAACGCCTGTGACCGATCATTCCCCGACGAAATCCGCAAGGCTCCCGGCGCTCGCGCTGGCGCTGGTGATCGGCGCGTTCGCTTCCGCTGGCACCGCCCAGGCGCAGTCTGCGGTGGACGAAGGCCGCAAGCTCGCCTTCGACCGTTCGAAGGGCAATTGCCTGACCTGCCATGTCATCAAGGGCGGCGACCTGCCCGGCACGATCGGGCCCGAGCTGGTCGACATCAAGAGCAAATATCCGAAGCGCGAGGATCTCGTCGCCATTCTCAATGACGAAACCCTGCGCAATCCGCTGACCATGATGCCTCCGTTCGGACGCAACCGGATCCTGACCGAAAAGGAAATCAACGCGGTGGTGGATTTCCTGCAAACGCTGTGACGCAAGAATGAGAGATCAAGACCAAGAGATTCAAGGCTGTGACGTGCGCACGCACGCTTTAGGAGACAATGGACATGACTGACGTCGGATTTTCGGCCACGCGGCGCCTGATCCTGCAGGGTGCAGGCGCGGTCGCGCTCTTGGGCCTCGGCAATCCACTTGGCCTGACGCCGGCGCTCGCCGCGGCCAACGACAAATATCCGGAAGAGGCATTCAAGGCGAAGAGCGAAGCCGACGCGATCAAGGCGCTCTACGGCAAGACGGCGGAACCTTCGGACAAGGTCAAGATGGACGCGCCCGAAATCGCGGAGAACGGCGCCGTGGTTCCGATATCGGTGACGACGACGCTGGCGGACGTGACCTCGATCTCGTTCCTGGTCAGCGAAAATCCGGTCGTGCTGGTGGCGTCCTACAAGATTCCCGCAGGCACGCTTCCGAACGTTGCCAACCGCATCAAGATGGCGAAAACCAGCAACGTGATCGTGGTCGTGGAAGCCGGCGGCAAACTCTACAGCGCCAACAAGGAAGTCAAAGTCACCGTCGGCGGTTGCGGCGGCTAAGACACGAGGGAGTTTTCAGATGGCATCGAGCATTCGTGTCCGCGCTACGGCAAGCGGCGAGACCACCGAGGTGCAGGCGCTGATCCAGCATCCGATGGATTCCGGCTTCGTCAAGGACGCCAAGGGCGAGATCATTCCAGCGCATTTCATCCAGCAGCTCACCTTCGAGTATGACGGCAAGAACGTGTTCACGGCCGACTGGGGCGGCGGCGTTTCCAAGGACCCCTACGTCAAGTTCGCCTTCAAGGGCGGCAAGAAGGGCGACGAGCTGAAGATCAGCTGGGTCGACAACAAGGGCGCGACCGATACCACCACGGCGAAGATCCAATGAAGCTGCGATCCGCGATCTATCTGGCCTCCGCCGCCCTTGCGCTCGCGGCGTTGACGCTGGCGGGCAGCCTGCCCTCTGATGCCGCCGACAAGGTCGATCCCGTCGCCGACGCCAAGGCGTTCAGGAAATTCTTCACCGACAAATTCCCGAAGGTGAAGCTGGAAGATTTCGTCAACGGTCCCTATTCGATGAACGAGGACCTGTACCGCCAGTGGCAGGAGAAGGAGCAATTCCCGCCTTACGAGTTCTCGCTCGAAATGGGCAAGGAAATGTTTTCCAAGCCGTTCAAGAACGGCAAGACCTATGCCGACTGCTTCCCGAACGGCGGCATCGGCGTTCGCCAGAACTATCCTTACTTCGACGAAAAGGAAGGCAAGGTCATCACGCTCGAGCTGGCCTTGAACCGCTGCCGCGAGGCCAATGGCGAAGCGCCGTATTCCTACGTCAGGGACGAAATGGCGGCGCTGACCGCCTACATGGCCTTCACCTCGCGCGGCAAGCCGATGGACATCAAGATCCCGGACGACCCCCGCGCGCTCGCGGCCTACGAGAACGGCAAGGAATATTTCTACACGCGGCGCGGCCAGCTCAATTTCTCCTGCGCCACCTGCCATGTGCAGAGCCCGGGCGAGCGCATCCGCGCCGAAATCCTGGCGCCCGCGCTCGGCATCCTCAACGCGATGCCGATCTACCGCTCGGAGTGGAGCGGCATGGGAACCACCAGCCGCCGCTTCACCACCTGCAACAGCCAGATCCGCGGCGTGCCGTTCAGCCCGCAGGACGATGAATATCGCAACGTCGAATATTATTTGTCCTACGTCAGCAACGGGCTACCGATTTCGGGTCCGGGAGCGCGGCCATGAGGATTAAAATGCTCAGATCGGTGTTGTCTCTGGTACTGCTGGCCGCAGGCCCGACATACGCCACGGCCGCTGGCTCCGAGGACGACTTCAAGGCGGCCTACGCGGCGGCCGAAGCGGCCAACAAGGAGGCCGGCAGCTTGCGCAACCAATGGACCACCACGGCGGCGACGCTGGCGGCGGCGAAGAAGGCGGCTGATGCCGGCGATTTCGATAAGGCCACCGCTTCGGCCAAGGAAGCCGAGGCGCTGGCCAAAGCGTCGATCTTCCAGGCCACCAGCGAGAAGACCCGCTGGAAAGATATGGAAATTCGCTAGAGCATGATCCGGAAAAGTGGAAACCGGTTTTCCGCCAAGATCATGCTCAACAATTAAGAGCCGTTACGACGCGCGGAGACCCGCATGACCATCCGCCGCCGCGACTTCTTGACCTTAGCGGGCGCCGCCGCCCTGTCCGGCGGCCTGCCTCGGCTGGTGCGCGGCGCGGACAATGCCGGCGTCTACGATCTCGAACGTTTCGGCAATGCGCGCATCCTGCACATCACGGATGTGCATGCGCAGCTCAGGCCGGTGTTTTTCCGCGAACCGAGCGTCAATCTCGGCATAGGTTCGATGCGCGGCAACCCGCCGCATCTGGTCGGACGCGCCTTCCTCGACCGCTTTGGCATCCGGCCCGACAGCGCCGACGCCTATGCCTTCACCTGCATTGAATTCGAAAAAGCCGCCGGGAGATTCGGCAAGCTCGGCGGGTTTGCGCATCTGAAGACGCTGGTCGACCGGATGCGCAGCGAGGCCGGCGCGGGGCGCGCGTTGCTGCTCGACGGCGGCGACCTCTGGCAGGGCGCCGGCCTTGCCAACACGCTGCAGGGCGCCGACATGGTCGATGCGGCCAACCTGCTCGGCATCGAGGCGATGACCGGCCATTGGGAATTCACCTACGGCGAAAAGGCGCTGCGCGCCAACCTCGAACGCTTCAAGGGCGAATTCCTGGCGCAGAACGTCTTTCTCACCGAGGAAGCTGCCTTCAACGACGCCAAGGCGTTCGATCCGGCCTCGGGGCGCGTCTTCAAGCCATCCGTCATCAAGGAGATCGGCGGGCATCGCATCGCCGTGATCGGGCAGGCGTTTCCGTATGTGCCGATCGCGCACCCGAAGCGTTTTACGCCGGACTGGAAATTCGGCATCCGCGAAGAAGAACTGCAAAAGCTGGTCGACACCCATCGCAACGCCGACAAGGTCGATGCCGTCATCCTGCTCTCGCATAACGGCATGGATGTCGACCTCAAGCTCGCAAGCCGCGTCACCGGCATCGACGTCATTCTCGGCGGCCATACCCACGACGCCGTGCCGCAGCCGGTTGCCGTGACCAATCCGGGCGGTGTCACGCTCGTCACCAATGCCGGCTCGAACGGCAAATTTCTCGCGGTGCTCGATCTCGAGGTCGGCAAGGGCAAGGTCAGCAATGTGCGCTATCGGCTGCTGCCGGTGTTTTCGGAGTTGCTGAAGCCCGATCCGGCGATGCAGGCGCTGATCGACAAGATGCGCGCGCCTTATGCGGCGGCGCTGGACGAAAAGATCGCATCCGCCGACCGCCTGCTCTATCGACGTGGCAATTTCAGCGGCACGATGGATCAATTGATCTGCGACGCGCTGCGAGGCGAACTGAATGCCGAGATCGCGCTGTCGCCGGGCTTTCGCTGGGGCACCACTGCGCTGGCGGGCCAGCCGCTGACGATGGAGGACGTGATGGCGCAGACCGCCGTCACCTATCCGGAGACCTACATCCAGACCATGACCGGCGGCCAGATCAAGGACGTGCTGGAAGACATCTGCGACAATCTCTTCAACACCGATCCCTATTACCAGCAGGGCGGCGACATGGTCCGCGTCGGCGGTCTCGCCTACACCTGCAGTCCGAACGAGACCGTGGGCAAGCGGATTTCCGAACTCAAGCTCGACAACGGCCACGCGCTGGAAGCCGGCAAGCGTTACAAGGTGGCGGGCTGGGCCTCCGTCAACGAACAGACCGGCGCGCCGGTATGGGACGTGGTCGCAAGCCATCTCCGGTCCGGCAAGCCGCCCAACCGGGCCGCACCGGGTGTGACGCTGAAAGGCGTGGAAGACAATCCGGGCATTGCGGGACAGGGATGAACGGTTTTTCGACCATCATTCGCATTGCGATCGCGGTGCTTCTGATCGCAGCCGCCGCGCCCGACGCTCGCGCCCAGCAGGCACCGCTG
This portion of the Bradyrhizobium sp. AZCC 2262 genome encodes:
- the soxA gene encoding sulfur oxidation c-type cytochrome SoxA, whose product is MKLRSAIYLASAALALAALTLAGSLPSDAADKVDPVADAKAFRKFFTDKFPKVKLEDFVNGPYSMNEDLYRQWQEKEQFPPYEFSLEMGKEMFSKPFKNGKTYADCFPNGGIGVRQNYPYFDEKEGKVITLELALNRCREANGEAPYSYVRDEMAALTAYMAFTSRGKPMDIKIPDDPRALAAYENGKEYFYTRRGQLNFSCATCHVQSPGERIRAEILAPALGILNAMPIYRSEWSGMGTTSRRFTTCNSQIRGVPFSPQDDEYRNVEYYLSYVSNGLPISGPGARP
- the soxB gene encoding thiosulfohydrolase SoxB, which gives rise to MTIRRRDFLTLAGAAALSGGLPRLVRGADNAGVYDLERFGNARILHITDVHAQLRPVFFREPSVNLGIGSMRGNPPHLVGRAFLDRFGIRPDSADAYAFTCIEFEKAAGRFGKLGGFAHLKTLVDRMRSEAGAGRALLLDGGDLWQGAGLANTLQGADMVDAANLLGIEAMTGHWEFTYGEKALRANLERFKGEFLAQNVFLTEEAAFNDAKAFDPASGRVFKPSVIKEIGGHRIAVIGQAFPYVPIAHPKRFTPDWKFGIREEELQKLVDTHRNADKVDAVILLSHNGMDVDLKLASRVTGIDVILGGHTHDAVPQPVAVTNPGGVTLVTNAGSNGKFLAVLDLEVGKGKVSNVRYRLLPVFSELLKPDPAMQALIDKMRAPYAAALDEKIASADRLLYRRGNFSGTMDQLICDALRGELNAEIALSPGFRWGTTALAGQPLTMEDVMAQTAVTYPETYIQTMTGGQIKDVLEDICDNLFNTDPYYQQGGDMVRVGGLAYTCSPNETVGKRISELKLDNGHALEAGKRYKVAGWASVNEQTGAPVWDVVASHLRSGKPPNRAAPGVTLKGVEDNPGIAGQG
- the soxZ gene encoding thiosulfate oxidation carrier complex protein SoxZ, whose product is MASSIRVRATASGETTEVQALIQHPMDSGFVKDAKGEIIPAHFIQQLTFEYDGKNVFTADWGGGVSKDPYVKFAFKGGKKGDELKISWVDNKGATDTTTAKIQ
- a CDS encoding c-type cytochrome, with protein sequence MCSSRKLCLPILAMVLAAGGLAGAAEPGSFGYGRLATPAQIAGWDIDVRGEDGAGLPPGKGTVDRGADVYAEQCAACHGTFGEGEGRFPKLVGGVGSLRDERPEPTVGSYWPFAPTLWDYINRAMPMPAPHTLSADDVYALTAYILSLNDLVPSEFVADRNSLPKVKMRNRDNFIWTDPRPDTMAKPCMNNCANAADVRLSSTAEGRNLTPRTTGPLDTMQPK
- the soxX gene encoding sulfur oxidation c-type cytochrome SoxX, encoding MALVIGAFASAGTAQAQSAVDEGRKLAFDRSKGNCLTCHVIKGGDLPGTIGPELVDIKSKYPKREDLVAILNDETLRNPLTMMPPFGRNRILTEKEINAVVDFLQTL
- the soxY gene encoding thiosulfate oxidation carrier protein SoxY gives rise to the protein MTDVGFSATRRLILQGAGAVALLGLGNPLGLTPALAAANDKYPEEAFKAKSEADAIKALYGKTAEPSDKVKMDAPEIAENGAVVPISVTTTLADVTSISFLVSENPVVLVASYKIPAGTLPNVANRIKMAKTSNVIVVVEAGGKLYSANKEVKVTVGGCGG